The following nucleotide sequence is from Nitrospirota bacterium.
CGTAACCGCCGAAGTTGGTCCTCCCAAAGGGACTGATATTTCGGAGATGCTCCATCATATAGAACTGCTGAAAGGCAAGGTGGAAGCCATTAATTTTACCGACAACCAGTCTGCTGTAATGAGAATGAATTCCCTTGCCGGTTGTGCGATAGCCGTTGAGCACGGGGTTGAGCCCATTCTTCAGATGACTTGCCGTGACCGTAACCGCATAGGACTTCAGTCCGACCTTCTTGGCGCCTATGCGCTTGGAGTGAAGAGTGTCCTCTGTATGACCGGCGACCACGTCTCTGCAGGTGACCATAAAGGGGCAAAGCCTGTGTATGATGTTGAGTCGGTCCAGTTGCTCCGGATAGTTGACTCTCTGAATAACGGCAGGGATATGGCAGGCAATGAGTTGAAGGGTGGCACTGATTTCTTTCAGGGGGGTGTTGTCACTCCTGAGGCAAATCCGCTTGAGCCGCAGCTGATAAAGTTTGAAAAGAAGATAAAGGCAGGGGCCAGGTTTTTCCAGACCCAGG
It contains:
- a CDS encoding methylenetetrahydrofolate reductase — translated: MSFKEALESGKFVVTAEVGPPKGTDISEMLHHIELLKGKVEAINFTDNQSAVMRMNSLAGCAIAVEHGVEPILQMTCRDRNRIGLQSDLLGAYALGVKSVLCMTGDHVSAGDHKGAKPVYDVESVQLLRIVDSLNNGRDMAGNELKGGTDFFQGGVVTPEANPLEPQLIKFEKKIKAGARFFQTQAVYDIEKFREFMKYARNFPVKVLAGLVVLKSAGMANFLNNYVPGIKVPQELIAELKAAGKGKGLDKGIDICARHIRQIRDEGICDGVHIMAIGIEDKVPEIMERAGL